Proteins encoded by one window of Micromonospora coxensis:
- a CDS encoding DUF1990 family protein — MSELTYPQVGSTRQGALPAGWHHLRHRRRLPDGSFAVAAEAVLTWRLHRAAGVRMRTDAPRAAPGVRVTPGLGVGPLRIWGPCEVVWVASDSRRAGFGYGTLPGHPEHGEEAFLVTRDDTGAVWFEVVAFSRPAVWFMRAAGPLGRAVQHAYAHWLARTLRRLCARG, encoded by the coding sequence GTGTCCGAGCTGACGTACCCGCAGGTGGGATCCACCCGGCAGGGGGCGCTGCCGGCCGGCTGGCACCACCTGCGCCACCGGCGCCGGCTGCCCGACGGCAGCTTCGCCGTCGCGGCCGAGGCCGTGCTGACCTGGCGGCTGCACCGGGCCGCCGGGGTACGCATGCGCACCGACGCCCCACGCGCCGCCCCCGGCGTCCGGGTCACCCCCGGCCTCGGCGTCGGCCCGCTGCGGATCTGGGGCCCGTGCGAGGTGGTCTGGGTGGCCTCCGACAGCCGCCGGGCCGGCTTCGGCTACGGCACCCTGCCCGGGCACCCCGAGCACGGCGAGGAGGCGTTCCTGGTCACCCGGGACGACACCGGCGCGGTCTGGTTCGAGGTGGTCGCGTTCAGTCGTCCGGCGGTGTGGTTCATGCGGGCCGCCGGCCCGCTCGGCCGGGCCGTGCAGCACGCCTACGCCCACTGGCTGGCCCGCACCCTGCGCCGCCTCTGCGCCCGGGGCTGA
- a CDS encoding DNA-3-methyladenine glycosylase family protein encodes MTWTEPAARRTLRPPAEYRLAATVRSLTFSPYDPCARIAAGTFWYATRTPAGPATLALRPAGSDLLAEAYGPGAGWLVERADAIAGLRDDLTGFAELAAAHPLVARLAGAHRGLRMPATGQVFPRVLRAVLEQKVTGKEAYRAYAATVRHFGEPAPGPMQPLLLPPTPEAVAAAPYWVFHPFGVEQRRADTLRRAAALAGRLERCADSAEATRRLTAVPGIGPWTAAEVVRVAYGDPDAVSVGDYHVPNTVAWALAGEARGDDARMLALLEPFRGHRGRVCLLLAAAGVQAPRFGPRMPIRSFARF; translated from the coding sequence GTGACCTGGACCGAGCCCGCCGCACGGCGGACGCTGCGACCGCCGGCCGAGTACCGGCTGGCCGCCACCGTCCGGTCCCTCACCTTCAGCCCGTACGACCCGTGCGCGCGGATCGCCGCCGGCACCTTCTGGTACGCCACCCGCACCCCGGCCGGCCCGGCCACGCTGGCGCTGCGCCCCGCCGGGAGTGACCTGCTCGCCGAGGCGTACGGCCCGGGCGCCGGGTGGCTGGTGGAGCGGGCCGACGCGATCGCCGGGCTCCGCGACGACCTCACCGGGTTCGCCGAGCTGGCCGCCGCCCATCCGCTGGTGGCGCGGCTGGCCGGGGCGCACCGGGGACTGCGGATGCCGGCCACCGGACAGGTCTTCCCCCGGGTGCTGCGGGCGGTCCTGGAGCAGAAGGTCACCGGCAAGGAGGCGTACCGGGCGTACGCGGCGACGGTGCGGCACTTCGGCGAGCCGGCGCCCGGGCCGATGCAGCCGCTGCTGCTGCCGCCCACCCCGGAGGCGGTCGCCGCCGCGCCGTACTGGGTCTTCCACCCGTTCGGGGTGGAGCAGCGCCGGGCCGACACGTTGCGCCGGGCCGCCGCGCTGGCCGGGCGGCTGGAACGCTGCGCGGACAGCGCCGAGGCCACCCGCCGGTTGACCGCGGTGCCCGGCATCGGCCCGTGGACGGCCGCCGAGGTGGTGCGCGTCGCGTACGGCGACCCGGACGCGGTCAGTGTCGGCGACTACCACGTGCCGAACACCGTCGCCTGGGCGCTGGCCGGTGAGGCGCGCGGCGACGACGCGCGGATGCTGGCCCTGCTGGAGCCGTTCCGGGGTCACCGGGGCCGGGTCTGCCTGCTGCTCGCGGCGGCCGGCGTCCAGGCGCCGAGGTTCGGGCCACGGATGCCGATCCGCTCCTTCGCCCGCTTCTGA
- a CDS encoding COG4315 family predicted lipoprotein, translating into MAQMKRTVIVASAMVALTACAPAGYDANSGAAEPVAVAAAEPTAAVEPEASATPEAPAADQAPPPADVQLTDQLVGKNVARMGKVVTDQDGFVLYRFDKDSDDPPSSNCVDKCAQVWPPALTDGNPQLQGVSDDKVGTVTRQDGTRQITIGGWPVYRYIGDKKAGQWKGQGVGGTWFVVQPDGKKNLECLPTGTPKAVAPPAESGANSGGGEYTY; encoded by the coding sequence GTGGCACAGATGAAGCGGACCGTCATCGTGGCGAGCGCGATGGTCGCACTTACGGCCTGCGCTCCCGCGGGTTACGACGCGAACAGCGGCGCGGCCGAGCCGGTCGCCGTCGCCGCGGCCGAGCCCACCGCGGCGGTGGAGCCGGAGGCCTCCGCGACCCCCGAGGCGCCCGCCGCCGACCAGGCGCCGCCTCCCGCCGATGTGCAGCTGACCGACCAGCTCGTCGGCAAGAACGTCGCCCGGATGGGCAAGGTCGTCACCGACCAGGACGGCTTCGTCCTCTACCGCTTCGACAAGGACTCGGACGACCCGCCGTCGTCGAACTGCGTGGACAAGTGCGCCCAGGTGTGGCCGCCCGCGCTGACCGACGGCAACCCGCAGCTGCAGGGCGTCTCCGACGACAAGGTCGGCACCGTCACCCGCCAGGACGGCACCCGCCAGATCACCATCGGCGGCTGGCCGGTCTACCGCTACATCGGTGACAAGAAGGCGGGCCAGTGGAAGGGCCAGGGTGTCGGCGGCACCTGGTTCGTCGTCCAGCCGGACGGCAAGAAGAACCTGGAGTGCCTGCCGACCGGCACCCCGAAGGCGGTCGCCCCGCCGGCCGAGAGCGGCGCGAACAGCGGCGGCGGCGAGTACACCTACTGA
- a CDS encoding anti-sigma factor family protein: MSRAEHMDVAAYALGVLDQQDTERFEEHLATCWACAAELETMVPVVGLLSDIDGETMMAMEHTATDPALLDRTLVAVRAHRRRARFRQVLSMAAAVVAVGALSGIGVAVLGVGEGGDQVIAEPTVSAPAVDGPPTPQPTRSGPGAGGPNEIPGEQHDATDGSTGVKATMWLANKEYGTWIGFNLTRLPGPRTCRLVVIRKNATTEVVSTWSVPGGGYGTNSNPQDLQLEAATSAPKNDIAKLQVQSVDANGVASPLVTVVP, encoded by the coding sequence ATGAGCCGGGCCGAACACATGGACGTCGCCGCGTACGCGCTCGGCGTGCTGGACCAGCAGGACACCGAACGGTTCGAGGAGCACCTCGCCACGTGCTGGGCCTGCGCCGCCGAGCTGGAGACGATGGTGCCCGTGGTGGGGCTGCTCTCCGACATCGACGGCGAGACGATGATGGCGATGGAGCACACGGCGACGGATCCGGCGCTGCTGGACCGTACGCTGGTCGCGGTGCGCGCCCACCGGCGGCGCGCCCGGTTCCGTCAGGTGCTGTCGATGGCCGCCGCGGTGGTGGCGGTCGGCGCGCTCAGCGGCATCGGCGTGGCGGTCCTCGGCGTCGGTGAGGGCGGCGACCAGGTGATCGCCGAGCCGACGGTCTCCGCGCCGGCGGTGGACGGGCCGCCGACCCCGCAGCCGACCCGGTCCGGGCCCGGCGCGGGCGGCCCGAACGAGATCCCGGGAGAGCAGCACGACGCCACCGACGGCAGCACCGGGGTGAAGGCCACCATGTGGCTGGCCAACAAGGAGTACGGCACCTGGATCGGGTTCAACCTGACCCGGCTGCCCGGCCCGCGCACCTGCCGGCTGGTGGTGATCCGCAAGAACGCCACCACCGAGGTGGTCTCCACCTGGTCGGTGCCGGGTGGCGGGTACGGCACCAACAGCAACCCGCAGGACCTCCAGTTGGAGGCGGCCACCTCGGCGCCGAAGAACGACATCGCGAAGTTGCAGGTGCAGTCGGTGGACGCGAACGGGGTGGCCAGCCCGCTGGTGACCGTCGTCCCCTGA
- a CDS encoding sigma-70 family RNA polymerase sigma factor translates to MSAVAAGLHGEMARPGWMFARAQPQPRASRSARGVDAGPTARQNGPVTPRPAPGRHQAVSPEASHSDQLIRLLYAEHAGPLLMFVMRLTGGDRQRAEDIVQETLLRAWRNAHRLGAQGQGSLRPWLVTVARRIAIDEHRSEQARPAETYDRDLTAFAEADSTDRVLRTMTVADALRTLSQSHREILVATYFRGRTVPEAAEELGLPLGTAKSRVYYALRALRTALQERGVTE, encoded by the coding sequence ATGAGTGCGGTCGCGGCCGGCTTGCACGGCGAGATGGCCAGGCCAGGGTGGATGTTCGCCCGGGCCCAGCCCCAGCCCCGTGCCTCCAGGTCGGCCCGGGGGGTCGACGCCGGACCCACCGCTCGCCAGAATGGCCCGGTGACGCCGCGACCGGCGCCCGGACGCCACCAGGCGGTGTCCCCTGAGGCCAGTCACTCCGACCAGCTGATCCGGCTGCTCTACGCCGAGCACGCCGGGCCGCTGCTGATGTTCGTGATGCGGCTGACCGGCGGTGACCGGCAGCGCGCCGAGGACATCGTGCAGGAGACCCTGCTGCGGGCCTGGCGCAACGCGCACCGGCTGGGCGCCCAGGGCCAGGGCTCGCTGCGCCCGTGGCTGGTGACGGTGGCCCGGCGGATCGCCATCGACGAGCACCGCAGCGAACAGGCCCGCCCGGCCGAGACGTACGACCGGGACCTGACCGCGTTCGCGGAGGCGGACAGCACCGACCGGGTGCTGCGCACCATGACGGTGGCGGACGCGCTGCGTACGCTGAGCCAGTCCCACCGGGAGATCCTGGTGGCGACGTACTTCCGGGGCCGCACGGTGCCGGAGGCGGCCGAGGAGCTGGGCCTTCCGCTCGGCACCGCCAAGTCGCGGGTCTACTACGCGCTGCGCGCCCTGCGCACGGCTCTGCAGGAGAGGGGGGTGACGGAATGA
- a CDS encoding spermidine synthase, translating into MGRRRGDDRVVAPVDTGRAELVPDPDRPRSWTLLLDGAPQSHVDLDDPTHLEFEYVRRLGAALDLLAPAGAPLRVLHLGGGALTLPRYVQATRPGSTQRVSELDGALVELVRRELPWAADPRLKVRIADARATLAATRDGAYDVVVADVFAGARTPAHLTSVEYAAEVARVLAPSGWYLANLADGPPLRHARAQVATVRQVLPHACLVGDAAVLRGRRYGNLVLVAGRVSPPVPELTRRAAGDWFPGRVLAGAELDRFAGGAPVVHDVDAVDSTPPPPGIFSVRR; encoded by the coding sequence ATGGGCCGCCGCCGTGGCGACGACCGGGTCGTCGCGCCGGTCGACACCGGCCGGGCCGAGCTGGTGCCCGATCCGGACCGCCCGCGCTCGTGGACGCTGCTGCTGGACGGCGCGCCGCAGTCCCACGTGGACCTCGACGACCCGACCCACCTGGAGTTCGAGTACGTCCGCCGGCTCGGCGCGGCGCTCGACCTGCTCGCCCCGGCCGGCGCACCGCTGCGGGTGCTGCACCTGGGCGGTGGCGCGCTGACCCTGCCCCGGTACGTGCAGGCCACCCGCCCGGGGTCCACCCAGCGGGTGTCCGAGCTGGACGGCGCGCTGGTCGAGCTGGTCCGCCGGGAGCTGCCCTGGGCGGCCGATCCCCGGCTGAAGGTGCGGATCGCCGACGCCCGCGCCACCCTGGCCGCCACCCGCGACGGCGCGTACGACGTGGTGGTCGCCGACGTCTTCGCCGGCGCGCGCACGCCCGCCCACCTGACCAGCGTCGAGTACGCCGCCGAGGTGGCCCGGGTGCTCGCCCCGTCCGGCTGGTACCTGGCGAACCTCGCCGACGGCCCGCCGCTGCGGCACGCCCGCGCCCAGGTCGCCACGGTGCGCCAGGTGCTGCCGCACGCCTGCCTGGTCGGTGACGCGGCGGTGCTGCGCGGGCGGCGCTACGGCAACCTGGTGCTCGTCGCGGGCCGGGTGTCGCCGCCGGTGCCGGAGCTGACCCGGCGCGCTGCCGGTGACTGGTTCCCCGGGCGGGTGCTGGCCGGCGCGGAGCTGGACCGGTTCGCCGGCGGTGCGCCGGTGGTCCACGACGTGGACGCCGTCGACTCCACCCCACCGCCGCCCGGAATTTTTTCGGTACGCCGTTGA
- a CDS encoding AAA family ATPase, with the protein MRPMRLDMAGFTVFRDETTVDFTDADFFVLVGPTGSGKSTVLDAICFALYGTVPRWGGTRGLANALAPSATEARVRLVFESAGDRYVATRVVRRDGRGNVKTANAGLQLMPPGFDVTKLDTGLSPEDLGEVVAGTPAEMEQAVLEAVGLPYEQFTSCVVLPQGQFADFLHAKPATRQQILVNLLGLGVYEEVQKRATERAGQAEAKLEAVDRMLAGLTDVDDATLAAATAQVERMRELSGAVAAAVPERERARAAAREAAAALAALDADLAGLAGVRAPDGVAEVARAVLTARAAAEAASAAVALAEEREEKLRGELAAAGDESTLRLLLRAHGDREKLAGEAETVRAAVGAAQAEHDAAVAALAAAREAAARAEADLEAAFRAHEEAKATDQAVALRAHLSDGGTCPVCEQTVARVPAVPAGSAVAAATAAGKAARAATTRAQALVQERDAAARDLERVLVHARARADQLAARLSELDGQLAGAAAPAALRAALDEHARLRWALDEAATAVRAGRDAARRARGAVDAAEDRLRAAWRGFDAARDGLARFGPPAADRDDVAGAWTTLAEWAGEQVRQRRAERVGLAASVAEAEAAAGAVEDRIAGLLADAGLPPEDDPARAVAVASERAEAERRRLQERREQAGELREQRAEHERRARTARALAGHLRANNFERWLLAEALDLLVDGASRILRELSQGQYDLVHDKGEFFVVDHHDAGLRRAVRTLSGGETFQASLALALALSEQLAGMSTTAASLESIVLDEGFGTLDAATLDTVAATLESLAARGDRMVGVVTHVPALAERIPVRYEVRKDARTARVERTGL; encoded by the coding sequence ATGCGGCCGATGCGGCTGGACATGGCGGGCTTCACCGTCTTCCGTGACGAGACCACCGTCGACTTCACCGACGCCGACTTCTTCGTCCTGGTCGGCCCGACCGGCTCCGGCAAGTCCACCGTGCTGGACGCGATCTGCTTCGCCCTGTACGGCACGGTGCCCCGCTGGGGCGGGACCCGGGGGTTGGCCAACGCGCTCGCGCCGTCGGCCACCGAGGCCCGCGTCCGGCTGGTCTTCGAGTCCGCCGGCGACCGCTACGTCGCCACCCGGGTGGTCCGCCGCGACGGCCGGGGCAACGTCAAGACCGCCAATGCCGGGTTGCAGCTCATGCCGCCCGGCTTCGACGTCACCAAGCTCGACACCGGGCTGAGCCCGGAGGATCTGGGCGAGGTGGTCGCCGGCACCCCGGCCGAGATGGAGCAGGCGGTGCTGGAGGCGGTCGGGCTGCCGTACGAGCAGTTCACCTCCTGCGTGGTGCTGCCGCAGGGGCAGTTCGCCGACTTCCTGCACGCCAAGCCGGCGACCCGGCAGCAGATCCTGGTCAACCTGCTCGGCCTCGGCGTCTACGAGGAGGTGCAGAAACGCGCCACCGAGCGGGCCGGGCAGGCCGAGGCGAAGCTGGAGGCGGTCGACCGGATGCTCGCCGGGCTGACCGACGTCGACGACGCGACGCTGGCGGCGGCCACCGCGCAGGTGGAGCGGATGCGGGAGCTGTCCGGGGCGGTCGCCGCCGCCGTACCCGAACGGGAGCGGGCGCGGGCGGCGGCGCGCGAGGCGGCGGCGGCGCTGGCCGCCCTCGACGCCGACCTGGCCGGGCTGGCCGGGGTGCGCGCGCCGGACGGGGTGGCCGAGGTGGCCCGCGCGGTGCTCACCGCGCGGGCGGCGGCCGAGGCGGCGTCGGCCGCGGTGGCGCTGGCCGAGGAGCGCGAGGAGAAGCTGCGCGGCGAACTCGCCGCCGCCGGGGACGAGAGCACCCTGCGGCTGCTGCTGCGGGCGCACGGCGACCGGGAGAAGCTGGCCGGCGAGGCCGAGACGGTCCGCGCGGCGGTCGGCGCGGCGCAGGCCGAGCACGACGCGGCGGTGGCGGCGCTGGCGGCGGCCCGGGAGGCGGCGGCCCGGGCCGAGGCCGACCTGGAGGCGGCGTTCCGCGCCCACGAGGAGGCGAAGGCCACCGACCAGGCGGTCGCCCTGCGGGCGCACCTGTCCGACGGCGGGACCTGCCCGGTCTGCGAGCAGACCGTGGCCCGGGTGCCGGCGGTGCCGGCGGGCTCGGCGGTGGCCGCGGCGACCGCCGCCGGCAAGGCCGCCCGGGCCGCCACGACCCGCGCGCAGGCGCTGGTGCAGGAGCGCGACGCGGCCGCGCGGGACCTGGAACGGGTGCTGGTCCACGCCCGCGCCCGCGCCGACCAGCTCGCGGCCCGGCTGTCCGAGCTGGACGGCCAGCTCGCCGGGGCCGCCGCGCCGGCCGCGCTGCGCGCCGCGCTGGACGAGCACGCCCGGCTGCGCTGGGCCCTCGACGAGGCGGCGACGGCGGTGCGCGCCGGCCGTGACGCCGCGCGCCGGGCCCGGGGCGCGGTCGACGCGGCGGAGGACCGGCTGCGCGCCGCCTGGCGGGGCTTCGACGCCGCCCGCGACGGGTTGGCCCGGTTCGGTCCGCCGGCCGCGGACCGCGACGACGTGGCGGGCGCCTGGACCACCCTGGCGGAGTGGGCCGGCGAGCAGGTGCGGCAGCGCCGTGCCGAGCGGGTCGGGCTGGCCGCGTCGGTGGCCGAGGCGGAGGCCGCCGCCGGCGCGGTCGAGGACCGGATCGCCGGGCTGCTCGCCGACGCCGGGCTGCCGCCCGAGGACGACCCGGCCCGGGCCGTCGCGGTGGCCTCGGAGCGTGCGGAGGCGGAGCGGCGGCGGTTGCAGGAGCGCCGCGAGCAGGCCGGAGAGCTGCGGGAGCAGCGGGCCGAGCACGAGCGACGGGCGCGTACCGCCCGGGCGCTGGCCGGGCACCTGCGGGCCAACAACTTCGAACGGTGGCTGCTGGCCGAGGCGCTGGACCTGCTGGTCGACGGCGCGTCCCGGATCCTGCGCGAGCTGTCCCAGGGCCAGTACGACCTGGTGCACGACAAGGGCGAGTTCTTCGTGGTCGACCACCACGACGCGGGGCTGCGGCGAGCGGTGCGCACCCTCTCCGGCGGTGAGACGTTTCAGGCGTCGCTGGCCCTGGCGCTGGCGCTGTCCGAGCAGCTCGCCGGGATGTCCACCACCGCGGCGAGCCTGGAGTCGATCGTGCTGGACGAGGGCTTCGGCACGCTGGACGCGGCCACCCTGGACACCGTGGCGGCCACCCTGGAGAGCCTGGCCGCCCGGGGTGACCGGATGGTCGGCGTGGTCACCCACGTGCCGGCGCTGGCCGAGCGGATCCCGGTCCGCTACGAGGTCCGCAAGGACGCCCGCACGGCCCGTGTCGAGCGGACCGGCCTGTGA
- a CDS encoding exonuclease SbcCD subunit D — MKILHTSDWHVGKVLKGQSRVDEHKQVLANVIEIAVAERPDLVIVAGDLYDTAAPTPEATRLVTRALTALRRTGADVVAIGGNHDNGQALDALRPWAEAAGITLRGSVLANPAEHVVDGVTRDGERWQLAALPFLSQRYAVRAVEMYELTAAEATQTYADHLGRVLTRLTEGFTEPDRVHLVTAHLTVVGASTGGGERDAHTVLGYAVPATVFPTTAHYVALGHLHRSQRVIGPCPVRYSGSPIAVDFGEQENVPSVTLVEVTARTAAQVREVPVPAAVPLRTVRGTLAQLAEATPPEGWLRVFVREQPRAGLREEVQELLPRALEIRIDPDLVPAPGSGTRMAQRAGRSPRELFADYLDSRGHDDDGVRDLFDELFEEVER; from the coding sequence ATGAAGATCCTGCACACCTCGGACTGGCACGTCGGCAAGGTGCTCAAGGGGCAGTCCCGCGTCGACGAGCACAAGCAGGTGCTCGCCAACGTCATCGAGATCGCCGTGGCCGAACGTCCCGACCTGGTCATCGTCGCCGGCGACCTGTACGACACCGCCGCCCCGACACCGGAGGCGACCCGGCTGGTCACCCGGGCGTTGACCGCGTTGCGGCGTACCGGGGCGGACGTGGTGGCGATCGGCGGCAACCACGACAACGGCCAGGCCCTCGACGCGCTGCGCCCCTGGGCCGAGGCCGCCGGCATCACCCTGCGCGGCAGCGTACTGGCCAACCCGGCCGAGCACGTCGTCGACGGGGTGACCCGCGACGGCGAACGCTGGCAGCTCGCCGCGCTGCCGTTCCTGTCCCAGCGCTACGCCGTGCGCGCGGTGGAGATGTACGAGCTGACCGCCGCCGAGGCGACCCAGACGTACGCCGACCACCTGGGCCGGGTGCTGACCCGGCTCACCGAGGGCTTCACCGAGCCGGACCGGGTGCACCTGGTCACCGCCCACCTCACCGTGGTCGGGGCGAGCACCGGCGGCGGCGAGCGGGACGCGCACACGGTGCTCGGCTACGCGGTCCCGGCGACGGTCTTCCCGACCACCGCGCACTACGTGGCGCTGGGCCACCTGCACCGCTCGCAGCGGGTGATCGGGCCCTGCCCGGTGCGCTACAGCGGCAGCCCGATCGCGGTGGACTTCGGCGAGCAGGAGAACGTCCCCTCGGTGACGCTGGTCGAGGTCACCGCCCGCACCGCCGCCCAGGTACGCGAGGTGCCGGTGCCGGCGGCGGTGCCGCTGCGCACCGTCCGGGGCACGCTGGCCCAGCTCGCCGAGGCGACCCCGCCGGAGGGCTGGCTGCGGGTCTTCGTCCGCGAGCAGCCCCGGGCCGGGTTGCGCGAGGAGGTGCAGGAGCTGCTGCCCCGCGCGCTGGAGATCCGGATCGACCCGGATCTGGTGCCCGCGCCGGGCAGCGGCACCCGGATGGCGCAGCGGGCCGGCCGCTCCCCGCGCGAGCTGTTCGCCGACTACCTGGACAGCCGGGGCCACGACGACGACGGGGTGCGGGACCTCTTCGACGAGCTGTTCGAGGAGGTGGAGCGCTGA
- a CDS encoding pyrimidine reductase family protein, translating into MSVGMPIRRIWPAPASPPLDDAELTALYGRAEGPHLRVNFVASLDGAVTLDGYSAGLSGEPDKRVFGLLRMLCDGLVVAAGTLRHEGYRAVRLSAPRRDWRREHGLAEYPTLVVVSGSLALDPAQAAFADAPVRPVVLTTEAATPPAGLTDVADLVRVGAETVDLAAGLAELRRRGLGQLLCEGGPHLFGALTAADLVDELCLTVAPLLAGAGPGRITAGEAGAARPLPLRHVLAADDGTLMLRHARDQAAAPPAGSAPAA; encoded by the coding sequence ATGAGCGTCGGAATGCCGATCCGCCGGATCTGGCCGGCGCCCGCGTCGCCCCCGTTGGACGACGCCGAGCTGACCGCGCTCTACGGCCGCGCCGAGGGCCCCCACCTGCGGGTGAACTTCGTGGCCAGCCTGGACGGCGCGGTGACCCTCGACGGCTACTCCGCCGGGCTCTCCGGCGAGCCGGACAAGCGGGTCTTCGGCCTGCTCCGGATGCTCTGCGACGGGCTGGTGGTGGCCGCCGGCACGCTGCGGCACGAGGGCTACCGGGCGGTGCGGCTGAGCGCGCCGCGCCGGGACTGGCGGCGGGAGCACGGCCTGGCCGAGTACCCCACCCTGGTCGTGGTCTCCGGCTCCCTGGCGCTCGACCCGGCCCAGGCCGCGTTCGCCGACGCGCCGGTGCGGCCGGTCGTGCTGACCACCGAGGCGGCCACCCCGCCGGCCGGGCTCACCGACGTGGCCGACCTGGTCCGCGTCGGCGCGGAGACGGTCGACCTCGCCGCCGGGCTGGCCGAGCTGCGCCGCCGAGGGCTCGGACAGCTGCTCTGCGAGGGCGGCCCGCACCTGTTCGGCGCGCTCACCGCCGCGGACCTGGTCGACGAACTCTGCCTGACCGTCGCGCCGCTGCTGGCCGGGGCCGGTCCGGGGCGGATCACCGCCGGTGAGGCCGGGGCGGCCCGGCCCCTGCCGCTGCGGCACGTGCTGGCCGCCGACGACGGGACGCTGATGCTGCGCCACGCCCGCGACCAGGCCGCCGCCCCACCCGCCGGCTCCGCGCCGGCCGCCTGA
- a CDS encoding plasmid pRiA4b ORF-3 family protein, with product MPRQIFQLKMSLAGVRPPVWRRVLVPGGYTLDRLHRVVQHAMGWRDCHLHSFEIDGTQYGEPDPDGELSLRDELDSRLDAVLGKGSRLRYTYDFGDWWEHDLVVEDAFTAEEGERYPVCLDGARACPPEDVGGPSGYAVLLSALADPAHPEHEAMREWVPPGFDPEFFDPGRASTLLRRFC from the coding sequence ATGCCACGTCAGATCTTCCAGCTGAAGATGTCCCTCGCCGGGGTGCGCCCGCCGGTCTGGCGGCGGGTGCTGGTCCCCGGCGGCTACACCCTGGACCGGCTGCACCGGGTGGTGCAGCACGCCATGGGGTGGCGGGACTGCCACCTGCACTCGTTCGAGATCGACGGCACCCAGTACGGCGAACCGGACCCGGACGGCGAGCTGTCGCTCCGCGACGAGCTGGACAGCCGCCTCGACGCGGTGCTCGGCAAGGGCAGCCGGCTGCGCTACACGTACGACTTCGGCGACTGGTGGGAGCACGACCTGGTGGTCGAGGACGCCTTCACCGCCGAGGAGGGCGAGCGTTACCCGGTCTGTCTGGACGGGGCGCGGGCCTGCCCGCCGGAGGACGTCGGCGGTCCGTCCGGCTACGCCGTGCTGCTGAGCGCGCTCGCCGACCCGGCGCATCCGGAGCACGAGGCGATGCGGGAGTGGGTCCCGCCCGGCTTCGACCCGGAGTTCTTCGACCCGGGTCGCGCCAGCACGCTGCTGCGTCGCTTCTGCTGA
- a CDS encoding ABC transporter substrate-binding protein, giving the protein MSVTTRRTRLAAAALAAVTAIGGLAACGNDDDATESGGKPAKLVVDTFGEFGYDEIVKQYEKDTGIKVELRKTAQLNEYRPKIVRALATGKGAADVVALEEGILNEFKANPANWADLGPLVSDHSKDYLPWKWELGKAPDGRLIGLPTDVGSLAVCYRRDLFQAAKLPTERDQVAALWPDWNAFIETGKKYRAATGKGMLDSVTTASSAVMFQQGGDLFYDKQDNVVADTSASVKAAWDTAIAMADANITAETATWSPEWSAGFKQGTFAATFCPSWMLGIVQENSGPENKGKWDVAPVPGGAGNWGGSWLAVPTQSKHPKEAAKLAEYLTNAQSQVAAFKAKGPLPTNLEALKNPEFLAYTNEYFNNAPTGKIFGDSVAKIQPLHLGPKHQAVKENAFEPALRSYENGQSPKDKAWEQFTKDAKTQGAF; this is encoded by the coding sequence ATGAGCGTCACCACGCGGCGTACCCGCCTTGCGGCCGCCGCCCTGGCCGCAGTGACCGCAATCGGCGGTCTCGCGGCCTGCGGCAACGACGACGACGCCACGGAGTCCGGCGGCAAGCCCGCCAAGCTGGTCGTGGACACCTTCGGCGAGTTCGGATACGACGAGATCGTCAAGCAGTACGAGAAGGACACCGGCATCAAGGTCGAGCTGCGCAAGACCGCGCAGCTCAACGAGTACCGCCCGAAGATCGTGCGGGCGCTCGCCACCGGCAAGGGCGCGGCCGACGTCGTCGCCCTGGAGGAGGGCATCCTCAACGAGTTCAAGGCCAACCCGGCCAACTGGGCCGACCTCGGCCCGCTGGTGTCCGACCACAGCAAGGACTACCTGCCCTGGAAGTGGGAGCTCGGCAAGGCGCCGGACGGCCGGCTGATCGGCCTGCCGACCGACGTGGGCTCGCTGGCGGTCTGCTACCGCCGTGACCTCTTCCAGGCGGCGAAGCTGCCGACCGAGCGGGACCAGGTCGCGGCCCTCTGGCCGGACTGGAACGCCTTCATCGAGACCGGCAAGAAGTACCGCGCCGCGACCGGCAAGGGCATGCTCGACTCGGTCACCACCGCCTCCAGCGCGGTGATGTTCCAGCAGGGCGGCGACCTGTTCTACGACAAGCAGGACAACGTCGTCGCCGACACCAGCGCCTCGGTGAAGGCCGCCTGGGACACCGCGATCGCGATGGCCGACGCCAACATCACCGCCGAGACGGCCACCTGGTCGCCGGAGTGGTCGGCCGGCTTCAAGCAGGGCACCTTCGCGGCGACCTTCTGCCCGTCCTGGATGCTCGGCATCGTCCAGGAGAACTCCGGGCCGGAGAACAAGGGCAAGTGGGACGTGGCACCGGTCCCCGGCGGCGCGGGCAACTGGGGCGGCTCCTGGCTCGCCGTGCCGACCCAGAGCAAGCACCCCAAGGAGGCGGCGAAGCTCGCCGAGTACCTGACCAACGCGCAGAGCCAGGTGGCGGCGTTCAAGGCCAAGGGCCCGCTGCCGACCAACCTGGAGGCGCTGAAGAACCCGGAGTTCCTCGCCTACACCAACGAGTACTTCAACAACGCGCCGACCGGCAAGATCTTCGGTGACAGCGTCGCCAAGATCCAGCCGCTGCACCTCGGCCCGAAGCACCAGGCGGTGAAGGAGAACGCCTTCGAGCCGGCGCTGCGGTCGTACGAGAACGGGCAGTCGCCCAAGGACAAGGCCTGGGAGCAGTTCACCAAGGACGCCAAGACCCAGGGCGCCTTCTGA